A portion of the Bombus terrestris chromosome 3, iyBomTerr1.2, whole genome shotgun sequence genome contains these proteins:
- the LOC100645904 gene encoding 40S ribosomal protein S21 has translation MRTVVGKVLLRTEPFYLAHLAIKNIKMENDNGVLVDLYIPRKCSSSNRIIHAKDHASIQLSIADVDPETGRMTDSQKMYAICGAIRRMGESDDCLVRLAKNDGILPKNF, from the exons ATGCGTACAGTTGTCGGAAAAGTTCTTTTGCGTACGGAGCCATTTTACCTTGCACATTTAGCAATCAAAA ATATAAAAATGGAGAACGACAACGGAGTACTTGTTGACTTGTACATACCAAGAAAATG ctCATCGAGTAATCGTATCATTCATGCCAAGGATCATGCATCTATTCAATTAAGTATTGCTGATGTTGATCCTGAAACTGGACGCATGACTGACTCTCAAAAGATGTATGCAATTTGTGGCGCTATTCGTCGTATG GGTGAATCTGATGATTGTTTGGTACGACTTGCAAAAAATGATGGTATATTAccaaaaaatttttaa